A genomic stretch from Myripristis murdjan chromosome 12, fMyrMur1.1, whole genome shotgun sequence includes:
- the LOC115369208 gene encoding uncharacterized protein LOC115369208 — MLMIPELLQVQRYVCTYRFSQDHLELLFNSIRASRGWNNNPSASQLQGIFRRLMVRCGVSPSGRGNVAAQDGTVSLSAVEMSSAETAEELDPPFANIAAIMCDHSYLPTRFGGLVDNALVYIAGFVVRQVLRRLSCDVRRASLVKDAIPTSFDESYHLLVLKNNGGLMIPSDGTVKVVKAAERVIRQLQSGQAVKVSVVTHVVREEIGTEDVFLLREHIEETQFGIDDHHSSLLRLVVSVFLKVRLHHIAKMASLEYQSGSTRKKLCKTILFQGF; from the exons ATGCTGATGATACCTGAGCTGCTCCAAGTCCAGCGGTATGTCTGCACCTACCGGTTTAGCCAAGATCACTTGGAGCTTCTGTTTAATTCAATCAGAGCATCAA ggGGCTGGAACAACAATCCATCTGCCAGCCAGCTCCAGGGCATCTTCCGGCGTCTGATGGTCCGGTGCGGTGTCTCACCAAGTGGGCGAGGCAACGTGGCAGCACAGGATGGCACAGTGTCCCTGTCTGCTGTGGAGATGTCCTCGGCTGAAACTGCTGAAGAGCTAGATCCCCCATTTGCCAACATTGCAGCCATCATGTGTGACCACAGCTACCTTCCCACGCGCTTTGGTGGTCTTGTGGACAATGCTTTGGTGTACATTGCAGGATTTGTTGTTCGGCAGGTTCTGAGAAGGCTCTCTTGTGATGTGCGCCGTGCCAGCCTGGTAAAAGACGCTATACCCACATCCTTTGATGAGAGCTACCACCTTCTTGTGCTGAAAAACAATGGTGGGCTGATGATTCCATCGGATGGCACGGTGAAGGTGGTGAAGGCAGCAGAGCGGGTGATTCGCCAGCTCCAGTCAGGGCAAGCTGTCAAGGTGTCAGTGGTGACACATGTTGTCCGGGAAGAGATTGGCACAGAGGATGTGTTTTTGCTCCGGGAACACATTGAAGAAACACAATTTGGTATTGACGACCACCATTCAAGCCTACTGAGACTAGTAGTGTCTGTGTTTCTCAAAGTTAGGCTGCATCACATTGCTAAAATGGCTTCACTCGAGTACCAGAGTGGGAGCACAAGAAAGAAACTATGCAAAACCATTCTCTTTCAGGGGTTTTAG
- the LOC115369027 gene encoding uncharacterized protein LOC115369027 — MQKLQDILSSVNVDVDDHPSTSTSWSLRQSAAQDEWRKARPDHVNCLLSCNIVPERTCSHCSSPATIRCRDCMPEEWLCMDCDVLTHIKLVLHNRDSCIDGFYRPIKPTLCCAEQDGRYTLVNQVCLLPTVRPIQVCACDPANLTESAGKAVILICMNGRYDLNLPRLACTSCMAQWTPDRGDLIKSGYWPASVNAETVFSMDLMVTFEEMKTVAPSLSRQGFLRMLERRTCHFGRDGKIHGDVFQRSYLEYTFCLHQCEKMAGVEHFSCPACTPDMLALCADGNRKHYRFRQSKGSEEPYFDGTFIAKDAEVNHFVEDIKRTLKSTAGKGVCGASQWSAARETARRANKLDEEGLEVAVCRHGVLLKALNMYRGEIFAYPLYLQKELQAATRGQFYCTDIACKYWPYLEKVAVSMLDLRPLLQMKPFLSVMHAKAHSTKCEIIWSGRNQEGAGTTAGEEVEMVNSYLSRCALTTKYMTKSARNDMLTVHAIGWNRQKQDALHLALSRRYIKTLQRADAESQRLTDLMAEVGCPENMLESWVHDVRQWATDDSSGTRNSDQQDLQQSIEQLFLGVYQKKASLYNQTDSNKIRHLRRRKLGEEKRKLFDTIKTYNEEVPEEERIDADKVESRLSVVGEESGADSLIWPWELHSGESRNILTKKKVFDAHMSTLRLQEEKIVLMREMRQHCTYLRGLAGGIRTDISEISHGRNSGSLSEEGQRGLLCLLQKSLADVEKKFQVVCSSYSQALGSNAAASLLEDRPEEILEDQKEMEYDSSDESDVEAV, encoded by the exons ATGCAGAAACTACAAGACATCCTGTCTTCGGTCAATGTGGATGTTGATGACCATCCATCAACATCCACGTCATGGTCCTTGCGTCAGTCTGCAGCGCAAGATGAGTGGCGGAAAGCAAGGCCTGATCACGTCAACTGTTTGCTCTCCTGCAATATTGTTCCTGAGAGGACCTGCAGCCACTGTTCTTCTCCCGCCACCATTCGCTGCAGAGACTGCATGCCAGAGGAGTGGCTGTGTATGGACTGTGACGTACTCACCCACATAAAACTTGTACTCCACAACAGGGACTCCTGCATTGATGGGTTCTACAGGCCCATCAAACCGACACTGTGCTGTGCTGAACAAGACGGCAGATATACACTAGTAAATCAAG TCTGTTTGTTGCCCACAGTGAGACCCATCCAGGTATGCGCCTGTGACCCTGCAAACCTCACAGAATCAGCTGGAAAAGCTGTTATTTTGATTTGCATGAATG gtCGGTATGATTTGAACTTGCCAAGGTTGGCATGTACATCATGCATGGCACAATGGACCCCTGACAGGGGTGATCTTATTAAAAGTGGGTATTGGCCAGCATCTGTGAATGCAGAAACAGTCTTTTCAATGGATCTGATGGTGACCTTTGAAGAGATGAAAACCGTTGCACCCAGTCTGTCAAGACAAGGGTTTTTGCGGATGCTGGAAAGGAGGACCTGCCACTTCGGAAGG GATGGGAAAATACACGGAGACGTGTTCCAAAGAAGCTACCTGGAGTACACTTTCTGCCTCCACCAGTGCGAAAAGATGGCAGGGGTGGAGCACTTCAGCTGTCCAGCATGCACTCCAGACATGCTCGCCCTCTGTGCAGATGGCAACCGTAAACATTACCGATTTCGGCAGTCAAAAGG GTCAGAGGAACCATATTTTGATGGCACCTTCATTGCCAAGGACGCTGAGGTCAACCACTTTGTTGAGGACATCAAGCGTACACTGAAAAGT ACGGCAGGCAAAGGAGTGTGTGGAGCGAGTCAGTGGTCTGCAGCACGGGAGACTGCCAGAAGGGCAAACAAATTGGACGAGGAGGGCCTTGAGGTGGCTGTATGCAGGCATGGGGTGCTACTGAAGGCCCTTAACATGTACAGGGGGGAAATATTTGCATATCCCCTCTACCTGCAGAAGGAGCTCCAGGCAGCCACGAGGGGCCAGTTCTACTGTACAGACATTGCCTGCAAGTACTGGCCTTATTTAGAGAAGGTGGCAGTGTCCATGCTCGACCTCAGGCCACTGCTGCAGATGAAGCCATTCCTATCTGTTATGCATGCCAAGGCCCATTCAACCAAGTGTGAG ATAATTTGGAGTGGCAGGAACCAGGAGGGTGCAGGCACAACAGCTGGGGAGGAGGTAGAAATGGTCAACAGTTACCTGTCACGCTGTGCCCTCACTACCAAATACATGACCAAGTCTG CCAGGAATGACATGCTGACCGTCCATGCCATTGGGTGGAATAGACAGAAGCAGGATGCTCTTCATCTTGCATTATCTCGAAGATACATTAAG ACATTACAAAGAGCTGACGCTGAGTCTCAGAGACTAACAGATTTGATGGCTGAAGTTGGGTGTCCTGAGAACATGCTGGAGTCATGGGTACATGATGTCCGACAGTGGGCTACTGATG ATTCTTCAGGTACCAGAAATAGTGACCAGCAGGACCTCCAGCAGTCCATTGAACAGTTGTTTCTGggtgtttatcaaaaaaaagCCAGCCTTTATAATCAGACTG ACAGCAACAAAATTCGTCACCTTCGACGAAGGAAACTtggggaagaaaagagaaaactgtTTGACACAATCAAGACCTACAATGAGGAGGTGCCAGAGGAGGAACGCATTGACGCGGACAAGGTGGAGAGCAGACTGTCTGTGGTGGGAGAAGAGAGTGGGGCAGACAGTCTCATATGGCCGTGGGAATTGCACAGTGGTG AATCCAGAAATatcctcaccaaaaaaaaagtctttgatgCACACATGTCAACACTGCGGCTTCAGGAGGAAAAGATCGTCTTGATGAGGGAGATGCGACAGCATTGCACTTATCTCAGAGGGCTGGCTGGGGGCATCAGGACAGACATATCAGAAATATCCCATGGCAGAAACAGTG GCAGTCTAAGTGAAGAGGGGCAACGTGGGCTACTCTGTCTTCTTCAGAAAAGCCTTGCAGATGTGGAGAAAAAGTTCCAAGTTGTGTGCTCAAGTTACAGCCAGGCTTTGGGATCaaatgctgctgcttctctgctGGAGGACAGGCCTGAGGAGATATTGGAGGACCAGAAAGAAATGGAGTATGACAGTTCTGATGAGAGTGATGTGGAAGCAGTGTAA
- the LOC115369196 gene encoding vegetative cell wall protein gp1-like, whose protein sequence is MTNKPTVVPLPLAPTPPPAAPQYHQPPVAPLLPAPTPPPSVAPIAPAAPTPPPVAPQYHQPSVAPLLPAPTPPPVAPIPPAAPTPPPVAPIPPADPTPPPSVVPIPRAAPTPPPDESVEGGCPVTGAALQHKRKECPHTVTGSGDFYPVKRVAKTRVIKGQKMKYVEWEPCKICGKKWPLQWVPDSQTC, encoded by the exons Atgactaacaaa CCAACAGTGGTCCCGCTCCCCCTAgctccaacaccaccaccagcgGCCCCTCAGTACCACCAACCACCAGTGGCTCCGCTCCTCCCAgctccaacaccaccaccatcagtgGCCCCGATCGCCCCAGCAgctccaacaccaccaccagtggCCCCTCAGTACCACCAGCCATCAGTGGCCCCGCTCCTCCCAgctccaacaccaccaccagtggCCCCGATCCCCCCAGCAgctccaacaccaccaccagtggCCCCGATCCCCCCAGCAGAtccaacaccaccaccatcagtgGTCCCGATCCCCCGAGCAgctccaacaccaccaccag ATGAAAGTGTGGAGGGAGGCTGTCCAGTTACCGGTGCAGCACTACAACATAAAAGGAAAG aatGCCCACACACAGTGACGGGGAGCGGGGATTTTTACCCAGTGAAGAGGGTTGCCAAAACCCGAGTTATCAAG GGTCAAAAAATGAAGTATGTGGAGTGGGAGCCATGCAAAATCTG TGGAAAGAAGTGGCCTTTGCAGTGGGTGCCGGATAGTCAAACTTGCTAG